A genomic stretch from Corynebacterium kutscheri includes:
- the hpt gene encoding hypoxanthine phosphoribosyltransferase, with the protein MNCYGDDVASVLVSEEDIARRVQELADLVSEKYRDIDEDLMLVCVLKGAVYFLTDFARALSIPSQTEFMAVSSYGNSSSSSGVVRILKDLDRDIRDRDVLIVEDIIDSGLTLSWLIRNLESRGPKSLEVVSLLRKPEAVTATIELIDVGFDIPNEFVVGYGLDYAERYRDLPFVGTLDPSVYTS; encoded by the coding sequence ATGAATTGTTATGGTGACGATGTGGCGTCTGTGTTAGTCAGCGAGGAGGACATTGCGCGGCGTGTTCAAGAGCTGGCTGACTTGGTGAGTGAGAAGTACCGGGACATTGATGAGGACCTTATGTTGGTCTGTGTTCTTAAAGGTGCGGTGTATTTCCTTACCGATTTTGCGCGTGCATTAAGTATTCCTAGCCAGACGGAGTTTATGGCGGTGAGTTCTTATGGTAATTCTTCGTCTTCGTCGGGTGTGGTGCGTATTCTTAAAGACCTTGATCGTGATATTCGGGATCGGGATGTACTTATTGTTGAGGACATTATTGATTCTGGTTTAACGCTGAGTTGGTTGATTCGCAATCTGGAAAGCCGTGGTCCAAAAAGTCTGGAAGTAGTCAGTTTGCTACGTAAACCAGAGGCAGTTACTGCCACCATTGAGCTTATCGACGTTGGTTTCGATATCCCTAATGAATTTGTTGTTGGCTATGGCTTAGATTATGCCGAGCGTTACCGTGACCTGCCGTTTGTAGGCACCTTAGATCCGAGTGTTTATACATCATGA